One genomic window of Desulfovibrio psychrotolerans includes the following:
- a CDS encoding ABC transporter ATP-binding protein, protein MNVLQVMNLEVVYNDVVLVLKGLSLDVAKGSITTLLGANGAGKSTTLKAISGLLAGENGKVTSGSILYNGAETVRHNPEKLVRSGVFQVMEGRRIFEDLTVEENLRCGAYTQPRKDFAHNAEKVYTYFPRLKERRTQLAGYMSGGEQQMLAIGRAVMACPKLLLLDEPSLGLAPLLVEEIFEIVGKINRTEGVSVLLVEQNARMGLSIADYGYIMENGRIVMDGNGKDLLNNPDVQEFYLGLGHGGEKRSYRDVKHYRRRKRWLG, encoded by the coding sequence ATGAATGTTCTTCAGGTCATGAACCTGGAAGTGGTCTACAACGATGTGGTGCTGGTGCTCAAAGGCCTTTCTCTGGATGTGGCCAAGGGCAGCATCACCACCCTGCTCGGTGCCAACGGCGCGGGCAAGTCCACCACGCTTAAGGCCATATCCGGCCTGCTGGCAGGCGAAAACGGCAAAGTCACCTCCGGCAGCATCCTGTACAACGGTGCCGAAACCGTCCGCCATAACCCGGAAAAGCTGGTGCGGTCCGGCGTGTTTCAGGTCATGGAAGGCCGCCGCATCTTCGAGGACCTGACCGTGGAAGAAAACCTGCGCTGCGGAGCATACACCCAGCCCCGCAAGGATTTTGCGCACAACGCGGAAAAGGTGTACACCTATTTCCCACGGCTCAAGGAGCGGCGCACCCAGCTTGCAGGCTACATGTCCGGCGGCGAACAGCAGATGCTGGCCATCGGGCGGGCGGTCATGGCCTGCCCCAAACTTCTGCTGCTGGATGAACCCTCCCTCGGCCTTGCTCCCCTGCTGGTGGAAGAAATCTTCGAGATCGTTGGCAAAATCAACCGTACAGAAGGCGTGAGCGTGCTGCTTGTGGAACAGAACGCCCGTATGGGGCTTTCCATCGCCGACTACGGCTACATCATGGAAAACGGCCGTATCGTCATGGACGGCAACGGCAAAGACCTGCTCAACAACCCGGATGTGCAGGAATTCTACCTCGGCCTCGGCCACGGCGGAGAAAAACGCAGCTACCGCGATGTAAAACACTACAGACGCCGCAAACGCTGGCTCGGCTAA
- a CDS encoding ABC transporter substrate-binding protein, whose translation MKRIIALAMLALFLSTGPASAAYKVGVLSDLTGPTSSVGVSYAQGIKDCITYVNENGGINGQPVELIQVDYAYNVQQALAAYKRFLSSGIVALQGWGTGDTEALVKFVAKDKIPVFSASYSPHLMDPSKAPYNFTISPDYSTQGRAGLKYLRETWQQERAPKLAFMFPDNPYGTVPIAAMKEYAAELGFEVVGQENVDLKAIDATPQLLSLKKVEPDFIWTGGTTPSTAVIMKDAQKLGIASTFLTNIWSSDEDIFKLAGEAATGHFGIQAAAIYGQDVPGMAVIRNITGDTPQMTHYLRGFVSALVMCEGMKMAAAQGEVTGESLKNALESMRDYDPMGLAPAVSFFENDHRPNMAVNICTFREGKLEFVKTETLERKMEWLGQ comes from the coding sequence ATGAAAAGAATTATCGCTCTGGCCATGCTGGCCCTGTTTCTGAGCACGGGGCCTGCTTCCGCCGCCTACAAGGTGGGCGTGCTCTCAGATCTTACCGGCCCCACGTCCAGCGTGGGGGTTTCCTATGCGCAGGGCATCAAGGACTGCATAACCTACGTGAACGAGAACGGCGGCATAAACGGCCAGCCTGTGGAGCTCATTCAGGTGGACTACGCCTACAACGTGCAGCAGGCCCTTGCCGCCTACAAACGGTTTCTCTCCAGCGGCATAGTGGCCTTGCAGGGCTGGGGCACGGGCGACACGGAAGCTCTGGTCAAGTTCGTCGCCAAGGACAAAATTCCCGTATTCTCCGCCTCTTACTCCCCGCACCTCATGGACCCCTCCAAGGCTCCCTACAACTTCACCATCTCCCCGGACTATTCCACACAGGGCAGGGCCGGACTCAAATACCTGCGCGAAACATGGCAGCAGGAGCGCGCCCCCAAACTGGCCTTCATGTTCCCGGATAATCCTTACGGGACAGTGCCCATTGCCGCCATGAAGGAATACGCGGCAGAGCTGGGCTTCGAGGTCGTGGGACAGGAAAACGTGGACCTCAAGGCCATTGACGCCACCCCGCAGCTTCTGAGCCTCAAAAAGGTGGAACCGGACTTCATCTGGACAGGCGGCACCACCCCCTCCACCGCCGTGATAATGAAAGACGCGCAGAAGCTGGGCATTGCCTCCACCTTCCTGACCAACATCTGGAGCAGTGACGAAGACATCTTCAAGCTGGCGGGAGAAGCCGCCACAGGCCACTTCGGCATACAGGCCGCCGCCATCTACGGGCAGGATGTGCCGGGAATGGCAGTCATCCGCAACATCACGGGCGACACCCCGCAGATGACCCATTACCTGCGCGGCTTTGTCTCTGCCCTTGTCATGTGCGAAGGCATGAAAATGGCTGCCGCTCAGGGCGAGGTAACCGGCGAGAGCCTGAAAAACGCGCTGGAATCCATGCGCGATTACGACCCCATGGGCCTTGCCCCGGCCGTCAGCTTCTTCGAGAACGACCATCGCCCGAACATGGCCGTAAACATCTGCACCTTCCGCGAAGGCAAGCTGGAATTCGTTAAAACCGAAACGCTGGAACGCAAGATGGAGTGGCTCGGCCAATAG
- a CDS encoding phenylacetate--CoA ligase family protein has product MNATQELYHQQEAESPEQRAERQWTSVRAVLDKAVSFEGECRSRLAAAGIQASDIRSLEDFSAIPVLRKKDISSLQREKGLEWFLSCQPGRLSRIYQSPGPLYDPEGNAPDYWGWTEAFYAAGFRAGDLAQMTFSYHLTPAGLMLEEPLRTLGCAVIPAGPGNSAVQLQLMTELPVTAFVGMTSFLKSLGENALGKGLDPAANLRLRVGFVAAERLPESLRTEVQNMFGMTIRQGYGTADVGCIAYECPHLGGMHLSTRCLVEICDPATGRPVSPGEMGEVVVTPFTLDYPLVRLATGDLSRLSTAPCACGRTAPKLQGILGRVDDTAKVRGQFIYPAQVAQVMAGFPQIRRHQVHIGNAGGKDSLSLRIQVEGAPGTVDPAEVGAAFQAALKLRPAVTVLPPGETLPENAPPLVDERKYD; this is encoded by the coding sequence ATGAACGCCACGCAGGAACTCTATCATCAGCAAGAGGCGGAATCTCCCGAGCAACGCGCCGAACGGCAGTGGACCTCTGTCCGGGCTGTGCTGGACAAGGCCGTTTCCTTTGAAGGCGAATGCCGCTCCCGCCTCGCCGCAGCAGGCATACAGGCCAGCGACATCCGCTCGCTGGAAGATTTTTCCGCCATCCCGGTGCTGCGCAAAAAGGATATTTCCTCCCTGCAACGCGAGAAGGGGCTGGAATGGTTTCTTTCCTGCCAGCCGGGCAGACTTTCGCGCATCTACCAGTCCCCCGGCCCGCTCTACGACCCGGAAGGCAACGCGCCGGACTACTGGGGCTGGACAGAAGCCTTTTACGCAGCGGGTTTCCGCGCGGGAGACCTCGCCCAGATGACCTTCAGTTACCACCTCACCCCTGCGGGCCTCATGCTGGAAGAGCCCCTGCGCACGCTCGGCTGCGCGGTCATTCCTGCCGGTCCCGGCAACTCCGCCGTGCAGTTGCAGCTCATGACGGAGCTTCCCGTCACCGCCTTCGTGGGCATGACCAGCTTTCTGAAATCACTGGGCGAAAACGCGCTGGGCAAGGGCCTTGATCCTGCCGCAAACCTGCGCCTTCGCGTCGGCTTCGTGGCTGCGGAACGCCTGCCGGAAAGCCTGCGTACAGAGGTGCAGAACATGTTCGGCATGACCATACGCCAAGGCTACGGCACGGCAGACGTGGGCTGCATCGCCTACGAATGCCCGCACCTCGGCGGCATGCACCTGTCCACCCGCTGCCTTGTGGAGATATGCGACCCCGCCACGGGACGCCCCGTTTCCCCCGGCGAGATGGGCGAGGTGGTGGTCACACCTTTCACGCTAGACTATCCTCTGGTCCGCCTCGCCACGGGCGACCTTTCCCGGCTTAGCACCGCTCCCTGCGCCTGCGGACGCACCGCCCCCAAGCTGCAGGGCATCCTCGGCCGCGTGGACGATACCGCCAAGGTGCGCGGCCAGTTCATCTACCCCGCGCAGGTGGCGCAGGTTATGGCAGGCTTCCCGCAGATACGGCGGCATCAGGTGCATATCGGCAACGCGGGCGGCAAAGACTCCCTCTCCCTGCGCATTCAGGTGGAAGGTGCCCCCGGCACAGTAGACCCAGCGGAAGTGGGCGCGGCGTTTCAGGCTGCCCTCAAGCTGCGCCCTGCGGTCACCGTGCTCCCCCCCGGCGAGACTCTGCCGGAAAACGCCCCGCCTCTTGTGGATGAGCGCAAATACGATTAG
- a CDS encoding sigma-54-dependent transcriptional regulator, whose protein sequence is MTRFPTYPVLLVDDEETWLRSFSLALKSQGIDNIICCQDSRKVPEILAETEIEVIAADLAMPGIPGDELIDMVTARYPDIPVLVITGLSQVETAVRCIKRGAFDFFVKTNDKSSLVSGIRHAIQIRELKRENSSLRSRFLHDTLEHPEAFESIVTCSKTMRSVFQYIEAIAPSSQPVLITGESGVGKELVAQAIHRLSGRQGEFIPVNVAGLDDNIFADTLFGHRKGAFTGADKARPGLVENARGGTLFLDEIGDLAPASQVKLLRLVQEREYLPIGSDVTRKTDARIIAATNAEPEALNDPDRFRSDLYYRLRAHHVHLPPLRDRREDLPLLVDHFLRKGCGNRKKPALPPALLPMLAAYPFPGNVRELQFLILDALSCSGSDMLDMERISTHIGKHPSAGLIPHAVHPPHKEETPESVSPALPATETGNGHILFGPELPTLRHACDALVSEAMRRTGGNQALAATLLGISRQALNKRLHKARD, encoded by the coding sequence ATGACCAGATTCCCCACCTACCCCGTCCTGCTCGTGGATGATGAAGAGACTTGGCTCCGCTCGTTCTCGCTTGCCCTCAAATCGCAGGGCATAGACAACATCATCTGCTGTCAGGACAGCCGGAAGGTTCCGGAAATTCTGGCGGAAACGGAAATAGAGGTCATCGCGGCAGACCTTGCCATGCCCGGCATTCCCGGCGATGAACTCATCGACATGGTCACTGCCCGCTATCCGGACATCCCCGTGCTGGTCATCACCGGCCTCAGTCAGGTAGAAACGGCGGTCAGGTGCATCAAGCGCGGAGCCTTCGACTTCTTCGTCAAAACCAACGACAAGAGCAGCCTTGTCTCCGGCATCCGCCACGCCATCCAGATACGCGAACTCAAACGCGAAAACAGCAGCCTGCGCTCACGGTTCCTGCACGATACGCTGGAACATCCGGAGGCCTTCGAATCCATTGTCACCTGCTCCAAGACCATGCGCTCCGTCTTCCAGTACATAGAGGCCATAGCCCCCAGCAGCCAGCCCGTTCTCATCACCGGCGAATCGGGCGTGGGCAAGGAGCTGGTCGCTCAGGCCATACACAGGCTGAGCGGCAGGCAGGGGGAATTCATCCCTGTCAACGTGGCGGGGCTGGACGACAACATTTTCGCAGACACCCTGTTCGGACACCGCAAAGGGGCCTTCACCGGCGCGGACAAGGCCCGTCCGGGACTGGTGGAAAACGCCCGCGGCGGCACACTGTTTCTGGACGAAATAGGCGATCTGGCTCCCGCCTCGCAGGTCAAGCTGCTCCGGCTGGTACAGGAACGCGAATACCTGCCCATAGGCTCAGATGTAACGCGCAAGACCGATGCGCGCATCATCGCGGCAACCAATGCGGAACCGGAAGCCCTCAACGACCCGGACCGCTTCCGTTCAGACCTCTACTACCGGCTGCGCGCGCACCATGTACACCTCCCCCCCCTGCGTGACCGGCGCGAAGACCTGCCCCTGCTGGTAGATCACTTCCTGCGCAAGGGGTGCGGCAACCGCAAAAAGCCCGCCCTGCCCCCGGCCCTGTTGCCCATGCTCGCCGCCTACCCCTTTCCCGGCAACGTGCGGGAACTGCAGTTCCTCATACTGGACGCCCTGAGCTGTTCCGGTTCCGATATGCTGGATATGGAACGCATCAGCACCCATATCGGCAAACATCCCTCCGCAGGTCTCATCCCGCATGCTGTCCATCCGCCGCACAAGGAAGAAACCCCGGAATCCGTATCCCCGGCCCTGCCCGCAACGGAAACAGGCAACGGGCACATCCTTTTCGGGCCGGAACTGCCCACCCTCAGGCACGCCTGTGATGCGCTGGTAAGCGAGGCCATGCGCCGCACAGGCGGCAATCAGGCCCTTGCGGCAACCCTGCTGGGCATTTCCCGTCAGGCTCTCAACAAACGCCTGCACAAGGCCAGAGACTGA
- a CDS encoding PAS domain-containing sensor histidine kinase yields the protein MTGDDLLTRLREAERKNRLLARELDDLRTLVDTPRNVMLFSFDLNYNYIAFNQAHREFVKHNWNLDIHPGMHVFDILPDPEERAASRRNFDRVLAGESYILRRRYRKPKGETGFYQNTYVPILKGGEILGATVFAHDITEWSEREEEGKKYRAIFEKALEGIYRSTAGGRFLEANREMARILGYTSPEDLMASITNISQQLYCDPADRERVFSILRRDGVVKDFETRMRRKDHSEIWVEFNARIEKDANNRTVFIEGKLTDITARKQAERKAELRRQKMIQADKMASLGVLVAGVAHEINNPNSFLTLNLPLLRDVWTDALTLLDEYGKEHGDFVLGGLEFSELRQQMPLLLQGMEEGSARIKEIVSRLKDYSRQRPEGERETTDLNNVAAGALSFVRHKLKNAAPGYIIRLAPEPVLVEADPQRLIQVLINLLVNACEALPPSGGHITLHVLTRWGEDAAWAGVEVADNGCGIDSMDLKYIQDPFFTTKREQGGTGLGLSISTAIMHDHGGRLEFDTAPDKGTTARMLLPLSA from the coding sequence ATGACAGGAGATGACCTGCTCACCCGGCTGCGAGAAGCAGAGCGCAAAAACCGCCTCCTCGCCCGTGAACTGGACGACCTGCGCACGCTGGTAGATACGCCGCGCAACGTCATGCTCTTTTCCTTTGACCTCAACTACAACTATATCGCCTTCAATCAGGCCCACCGCGAATTCGTCAAGCATAACTGGAATCTGGACATCCACCCCGGCATGCACGTGTTCGACATCCTGCCGGACCCGGAAGAGCGGGCCGCCTCGCGGCGTAATTTCGACAGGGTTCTCGCCGGAGAATCCTACATCCTGCGCCGCAGATACCGCAAACCCAAGGGAGAAACCGGCTTCTACCAGAATACCTACGTCCCCATCCTCAAGGGCGGCGAGATTCTGGGAGCCACCGTCTTCGCCCACGACATCACCGAATGGAGCGAACGCGAAGAAGAAGGCAAAAAATACCGGGCCATCTTCGAAAAAGCGCTGGAAGGCATCTACCGCTCCACGGCAGGCGGCCGTTTTCTTGAGGCAAACCGCGAGATGGCCCGCATTCTGGGCTACACCTCGCCGGAAGACCTCATGGCCTCCATCACCAACATAAGCCAGCAGCTTTACTGCGACCCTGCCGACAGGGAACGGGTCTTTTCCATCCTGCGCCGCGACGGAGTGGTCAAAGACTTCGAAACCCGCATGCGCCGCAAGGACCACAGCGAAATCTGGGTGGAATTCAACGCCCGCATAGAGAAAGACGCCAACAACCGAACCGTGTTCATAGAAGGCAAACTCACAGATATCACCGCCCGCAAACAGGCGGAGCGCAAGGCGGAACTGCGACGGCAGAAGATGATTCAGGCAGACAAAATGGCCTCTCTGGGCGTGCTGGTGGCGGGGGTGGCGCACGAGATAAACAACCCCAACAGCTTCCTCACCCTGAACCTGCCCCTGCTCCGCGATGTCTGGACAGACGCCCTGACCCTGCTGGACGAATACGGCAAGGAGCACGGAGACTTCGTGCTCGGCGGTCTGGAATTTTCCGAACTGCGCCAGCAGATGCCCCTGCTTCTGCAAGGCATGGAGGAAGGTTCCGCCCGCATTAAAGAAATCGTCTCCCGCCTCAAAGACTACTCCCGCCAGCGCCCGGAAGGGGAGCGTGAAACAACAGATCTGAATAATGTGGCGGCAGGCGCACTATCCTTTGTTCGGCACAAACTCAAAAATGCGGCACCGGGATACATCATCCGCCTCGCACCGGAACCCGTGCTGGTAGAGGCAGACCCCCAGCGGCTGATTCAGGTGCTCATCAACCTGCTCGTCAACGCCTGCGAGGCGCTTCCTCCATCGGGCGGTCACATCACCCTGCACGTCCTCACCCGCTGGGGCGAAGACGCGGCATGGGCAGGGGTAGAGGTTGCCGACAACGGCTGCGGCATAGACTCTATGGACCTCAAATACATTCAGGACCCATTCTTCACCACCAAGCGCGAACAGGGCGGCACTGGT